The Chitinophagales bacterium genome has a window encoding:
- a CDS encoding L,D-transpeptidase yields MNKGYRHFKVVIARAFLLMVLIMFAFFSGFAQDAKPAERPKDVKVVREFEDGKGNIVRELQYKRGSIIITETVIMPKPQKVSSGMAIRPDTLNRDSLIIFVDKTHYTLMVFYKHKLIRRYRAVFGPNPQLNKQMEGDRNTPEGWFTITRLNPNSKYNKFMELSYPDEKHRENFQRLKERGVIPKNARIGGNVGIHGIWDRGDDMIELGVGWTDGCVALKNADMDELYKIAGMGTRVFIKK; encoded by the coding sequence ATGAACAAAGGTTACAGACATTTTAAAGTAGTTATTGCCAGGGCCTTTTTATTAATGGTTCTTATCATGTTCGCTTTCTTTTCAGGTTTTGCACAGGATGCAAAACCGGCAGAAAGGCCGAAGGATGTTAAAGTGGTACGGGAATTTGAAGATGGTAAGGGTAATATTGTACGCGAATTACAGTACAAACGTGGCTCAATTATCATTACGGAGACGGTAATAATGCCCAAACCTCAGAAGGTGTCTTCCGGCATGGCCATACGTCCCGACACGCTCAACAGGGATTCACTCATCATATTTGTAGATAAAACACATTATACATTGATGGTGTTCTACAAACACAAGCTTATACGTCGTTATCGTGCAGTATTCGGTCCTAACCCTCAGCTAAATAAACAAATGGAGGGCGACAGGAATACTCCTGAAGGCTGGTTTACCATTACCAGGCTTAACCCCAACTCCAAGTACAATAAATTTATGGAGTTGAGCTACCCGGATGAAAAGCACCGCGAGAACTTTCAAAGATTGAAAGAGCGTGGTGTGATACCCAAAAACGCACGTATTGGTGGAAATGTAGGTATACACGGAATATGGGATCGTGGCGATGACATGATAGAACTGGGTGTAGGTTGGACGGACGGTTGTGTCGCCCTGAAAAATGCGGATATGGACGAGCTTTACAAAATTGCAGGCATGGGTACCCGTGTTTTCATCAAGAAATAA
- a CDS encoding ComF family protein — MNSLIEGLSHLVYPRLCEGCSKPLLAEEQVLCLNCSIYNLPRTAYHHIHENETFMRFAGRVRIEKATSLAYFTPNGLLQHLLHGLKYDGKKEIGTYLGTQLGYDLLQTNWQEGIDAIVPVPLHPEKEAIRGFNQALLIAEAISNVLSRPVLKKIIKRTRFTETQTQKTREERMENMQGAFEVLKVEQLRDKHILLIDDVLTTGATLEACAQCLLAVSGVKVSIATIGIAG; from the coding sequence ATGAACAGTCTGATAGAAGGTCTGAGTCACCTTGTCTACCCGCGCCTGTGCGAGGGGTGTAGCAAACCCTTGCTGGCAGAGGAACAGGTGCTGTGTCTGAATTGCAGTATATATAACCTGCCACGCACGGCATACCACCATATTCACGAGAATGAAACCTTCATGCGATTTGCCGGCAGGGTGCGGATAGAAAAAGCTACATCACTGGCATATTTTACCCCAAATGGACTGCTGCAACACCTTTTGCATGGGCTGAAATATGATGGTAAAAAAGAAATAGGCACCTACCTGGGTACACAACTGGGCTACGACCTGTTGCAAACCAACTGGCAAGAGGGTATTGATGCTATTGTTCCCGTGCCATTGCACCCTGAAAAGGAGGCTATACGCGGCTTTAACCAGGCTTTGCTCATAGCTGAGGCCATAAGTAATGTGTTAAGCCGACCGGTATTAAAAAAAATAATAAAGCGTACCCGTTTTACAGAGACACAGACCCAGAAAACGAGAGAGGAGCGTATGGAGAACATGCAAGGCGCTTTCGAGGTGTTGAAGGTGGAACAGCTGCGGGATAAACACATATTGTTAATTGATGATGTATTGACCACGGGAGCTACTTTAGAGGCTTGTGCACAGTGTTTATTAGCAGTTTCAGGGGTTAAGGTGAGCATTGCCACTATTGGTATTGCCGGGTGA
- a CDS encoding YceI family protein — MTILSGTILLASCQDAPKADNAEASEAQETEQVTGTDYVADVNQSKVEWVGTKPVGQHHGTFSLQNGTLIVSDNMLQGGNFTIDIKSLAPDDQNDEYNAKLQGHLLSPDFFDAENHPTGTFEITNVTEGTGDTNALVMKDATHMITGNLTLKGITKSITFPAKVDMNNGNVTADANFNIDRTQWEMVYGNDQSLGDKFIRPEVNLQVHLVANQQM, encoded by the coding sequence TTGACAATTTTATCAGGCACCATTTTACTTGCCTCATGCCAGGACGCACCCAAAGCTGATAACGCGGAAGCCTCTGAAGCACAAGAAACAGAACAGGTAACAGGTACAGATTATGTAGCTGATGTGAACCAGAGTAAGGTAGAGTGGGTTGGTACCAAGCCGGTTGGTCAACACCATGGTACATTCAGCCTGCAAAACGGGACACTTATTGTCTCTGACAATATGCTGCAAGGTGGCAACTTTACCATTGACATCAAAAGCCTGGCACCCGATGATCAGAACGATGAGTATAACGCAAAATTGCAGGGTCACCTGCTGAGCCCGGACTTCTTCGATGCAGAAAATCATCCTACCGGCACATTTGAGATCACCAATGTAACTGAGGGTACAGGTGACACAAATGCCCTTGTAATGAAAGATGCCACACATATGATCACAGGTAACCTGACCTTAAAGGGTATCACCAAAAGCATAACTTTCCCAGCCAAAGTTGACATGAACAATGGCAACGTAACAGCCGATGCCAATTTTAATATTGACCGTACACAGTGGGAGATGGTGTATGGAAATGATCAGAGCCTGGGTGACAAGTTCATTCGCCCTGAAGTGAACCTCCAGGTGCACCTGGTTGCTAATCAACAGATGTAA
- a CDS encoding outer membrane protein transport protein has translation MKKHFLLIGSLLFSSMVFGAGYQLNLQGMRQLAMGGTGVAVPWDASTIFYNPAGLTSIRNVQVYGSMNALMPRTRYVSAPTGTDIQDAAAKTYTPFNVYIGGPLAYKSPVSIGLGVYTPFGTGISWDDNWTGRYMVQSISLQTVFFQPTVSYQLTDEISVGAGFVYAIGNFDYTKALPLTNANGQEANAELTGKGHGVGYNLGIHIKANENVQFGINYRSQVNMKVKRGYARFSNIPSSVSSSFINTAFESSLPMPQVLSIGMGWQINENLKLQVDANYTGWAAYDTLSFDFENNTDKLDDIHSARRYRNTVTLRAGVHYTFRNDRWAGMLGTAYDPSPVREGFLGPDLPDAKRWLATGGLSFKISERLSAIGVVEYVFSEVRTGLSTENGFKGKYHTKVINPGLAITYDFN, from the coding sequence ATGAAAAAACATTTTTTGCTCATCGGTTCGTTGCTGTTCTCATCAATGGTATTCGGTGCGGGCTACCAGCTCAACCTGCAAGGCATGAGGCAACTGGCTATGGGTGGTACAGGTGTAGCAGTACCGTGGGATGCATCTACTATTTTTTACAACCCGGCAGGCCTTACATCCATCCGCAACGTGCAGGTATATGGTAGTATGAATGCGCTTATGCCGCGTACACGTTATGTATCAGCGCCTACGGGCACAGACATACAAGACGCTGCTGCGAAAACATACACGCCGTTCAATGTGTATATAGGTGGGCCATTAGCATATAAAAGTCCCGTTAGTATCGGCCTTGGTGTATATACTCCATTTGGTACGGGTATCAGCTGGGATGACAACTGGACGGGTAGGTATATGGTGCAGAGTATTAGTTTGCAGACAGTTTTCTTTCAGCCTACTGTGAGCTATCAACTTACTGATGAGATATCAGTAGGTGCCGGTTTTGTATATGCAATAGGCAATTTTGATTACACAAAAGCACTGCCTCTTACCAATGCTAACGGACAGGAAGCTAATGCTGAGCTTACCGGCAAAGGACATGGTGTAGGTTACAACCTGGGTATACATATCAAAGCGAATGAGAATGTACAATTTGGTATCAACTACCGCTCGCAAGTGAATATGAAAGTGAAACGCGGTTATGCCAGGTTCTCCAATATACCTTCCTCGGTGTCTTCATCATTTATCAACACAGCATTTGAATCAAGTCTGCCAATGCCGCAGGTATTGTCTATCGGTATGGGCTGGCAGATCAACGAGAACCTGAAGTTGCAGGTAGATGCGAATTATACAGGTTGGGCTGCTTACGATACACTGAGTTTTGATTTCGAAAATAATACGGACAAGTTGGATGATATACATTCAGCCCGTCGTTACAGGAACACGGTTACACTTCGTGCGGGTGTTCACTATACTTTCAGGAACGATCGCTGGGCAGGTATGTTGGGAACAGCATATGACCCGTCTCCTGTAAGGGAAGGTTTCCTGGGGCCGGACCTGCCTGATGCCAAGCGCTGGTTAGCAACAGGTGGTTTGTCTTTCAAAATATCTGAAAGGTTATCTGCTATAGGTGTTGTAGAATATGTATTTTCTGAAGTACGTACAGGCTTAAGTACAGAGAATGGTTTCAAGGGTAAATACCATACCAAAGTGATCAACCCGGGATTGGCTATTACTTACGATTTCAACTAA
- a CDS encoding flavin reductase family protein, producing the protein MKIIPGDIKTGQLHGYLLGAVAPRPICFASTVDEDGRPNLSPFSFFNVFGSKPPIVVFSPARRVRDNTTKHTLENARRTGEVVINIVNYNIVQQMNLASCEYPEGVDEFVKSGLTPIASDFVKPFRVKESPAQLECKVKEIIETGKEGGAGNLIVCEVVCMHLDDNVLDANGIIDPNKIDLVARMGANYYCRASGNAVFEVTKPNLELGVGVDMLPQSIRKSHILTGNDLGILGNCTSVPAKDPNFTDIELNRLLADNKGDKAATEAAMHSYARLLIAAGEIDKAWQVLLFDIS; encoded by the coding sequence ATGAAGATCATACCAGGAGATATTAAGACAGGCCAGTTGCATGGTTATTTATTAGGTGCAGTGGCTCCCCGCCCTATATGTTTTGCCAGTACTGTGGATGAAGATGGAAGGCCTAATCTTTCGCCTTTCAGCTTTTTCAATGTTTTTGGCAGCAAACCACCTATCGTGGTATTCTCTCCGGCACGCAGGGTTAGGGATAATACTACCAAGCATACCCTGGAAAATGCCAGGCGAACAGGAGAGGTTGTTATCAATATAGTCAATTACAATATCGTGCAGCAGATGAACCTTGCGAGCTGCGAATACCCGGAAGGTGTTGATGAGTTTGTCAAATCGGGCCTCACACCCATTGCGTCCGATTTTGTAAAGCCTTTCAGGGTAAAAGAATCTCCCGCACAACTGGAGTGCAAAGTGAAAGAGATTATAGAGACAGGCAAGGAAGGCGGTGCCGGCAACCTTATTGTGTGCGAGGTAGTATGTATGCACCTGGACGATAATGTATTAGATGCAAACGGTATCATTGACCCGAATAAAATAGACCTGGTAGCCAGGATGGGCGCTAATTATTATTGCCGTGCCTCGGGCAATGCGGTATTTGAAGTGACAAAACCCAATCTTGAATTAGGTGTAGGCGTAGATATGTTGCCTCAATCTATAAGGAAGAGCCACATACTCACGGGTAACGATCTGGGTATATTAGGCAATTGCACTTCTGTTCCTGCCAAAGATCCCAACTTTACTGATATAGAACTAAACCGCTTGTTGGCAGACAATAAAGGCGATAAAGCAGCTACAGAAGCTGCTATGCATAGCTATGCCCGTTTGTTAATAGCAGCAGGCGAAATTGATAAAGCTTGGCAGGTATTATTATTCGATATTTCGTAA
- the purL gene encoding phosphoribosylformylglycinamidine synthase subunit PurL has translation MLATLEQAKQLGLLEQEFEQIKEILGRTPNFNELAMYSVMWSEHCSYKNSITLLKTLPRDGDKLLVKAGEENAGLVDIGDGLGCVFKIESHNHPSAIEPFQGAATGVGGIHRDIFTMGARPIAALNSLRFGRLDNPKTKWLLKGVVKGIGHYGNCFGVPTVGGEIYFESCYQTNPLVNAMSVGVVKAGQTVSATSHGEGNSVFIVGAATGKDGIGGASFASADITEDSANDLPSVQVGDPFEEKKLLEACLEVIPTGALIGMQDMGAAGITCSCSEMSAKGEHGMIIHLDKVPTRQDNMLPWEMLLSESQERMLIVVKKGREAEVQKIFDKWDIHCEQIGEVTTDGRLKYYMNDELVADVPAESLVLGGGAPVYTRESKTPEYLKKISAFVQDEVPVPADLKATAKQLIQLPTIASKRWVYDQYDSMVGTGNTQTNEPSDAPVVRVHGSTKGIACTTDCNSRYVFADPYKGAMIAVSEAARNIVCSGGEPVAVTNCLNFGNPYNPEVYYQFENAIKGMGDACRKLSTPVTGGNVSFYNQSSDDGPVYPTPTIGMVGVLDHLEQKMTMYFKNDGDLIYVIGENRGDINCSEYLHKLCNVEYSPAPYFDMEEEHQLQQRVLKVARNKMVHSAHDISEGGLFTTLIESCFKNNMGFEVTSDANIRKDAWLFGEGQCRVVVSVSHEERHAFEAAMEGHYHVPIGRVKADGNIAIDGENWGSINDWKDAYDTAIEKLVNN, from the coding sequence ATGCTGGCAACATTAGAACAAGCCAAACAACTTGGCCTTTTAGAACAAGAGTTTGAACAGATAAAAGAAATCCTGGGACGCACGCCCAACTTCAACGAGTTAGCCATGTACTCGGTAATGTGGAGTGAGCATTGCAGCTACAAAAATTCTATTACGTTATTAAAGACATTACCACGTGATGGTGACAAACTGCTGGTGAAAGCCGGTGAAGAGAATGCCGGCCTGGTAGATATAGGTGACGGGCTTGGATGCGTATTCAAAATAGAAAGTCATAATCACCCCAGCGCAATTGAACCTTTCCAGGGCGCTGCAACAGGTGTGGGTGGAATACACCGCGATATATTTACTATGGGGGCACGCCCTATCGCAGCGCTTAACTCACTGCGTTTCGGCAGGCTGGATAATCCTAAGACAAAGTGGCTTCTGAAAGGAGTAGTAAAAGGTATCGGCCACTATGGCAACTGCTTTGGCGTACCGACCGTTGGTGGTGAGATATACTTTGAAAGTTGTTACCAGACCAACCCTTTGGTGAATGCCATGAGCGTGGGCGTTGTAAAAGCTGGACAAACTGTTTCCGCCACTTCGCACGGAGAAGGCAACTCAGTATTTATTGTTGGTGCTGCAACTGGTAAAGACGGGATAGGTGGTGCTTCATTCGCGTCAGCAGATATAACAGAAGATAGTGCTAATGACCTGCCATCCGTACAGGTAGGCGATCCGTTTGAAGAGAAAAAATTATTAGAAGCCTGCCTTGAAGTGATTCCTACCGGCGCACTGATAGGTATGCAGGACATGGGTGCTGCAGGTATCACCTGCTCTTGCAGCGAGATGAGCGCCAAAGGTGAACATGGCATGATCATTCACCTGGACAAAGTACCAACCCGTCAGGACAATATGCTGCCATGGGAAATGCTCTTGAGTGAAAGCCAGGAGCGTATGTTGATAGTTGTAAAAAAAGGACGTGAGGCTGAAGTACAGAAGATATTCGACAAGTGGGATATCCACTGCGAGCAGATAGGAGAAGTAACTACAGACGGTCGTTTGAAATATTACATGAATGATGAGCTGGTAGCTGATGTACCTGCCGAAAGCCTGGTGCTGGGCGGTGGTGCTCCTGTTTATACCAGAGAGTCAAAAACACCCGAATACTTAAAGAAGATAAGTGCGTTTGTACAGGATGAAGTGCCTGTACCGGCCGATCTGAAAGCTACTGCAAAACAGTTGATACAGCTACCTACTATAGCCTCCAAGCGTTGGGTATACGATCAGTATGACAGTATGGTAGGCACTGGAAATACACAAACCAATGAGCCAAGTGATGCCCCCGTTGTTCGTGTGCATGGCAGCACAAAAGGCATAGCCTGCACAACAGACTGTAACAGCCGTTATGTGTTTGCCGACCCGTACAAAGGAGCTATGATTGCTGTAAGTGAAGCAGCACGTAATATAGTATGTAGTGGTGGTGAACCAGTAGCAGTAACTAATTGCCTGAACTTTGGGAATCCTTACAATCCTGAAGTATACTACCAATTCGAAAATGCAATTAAAGGCATGGGCGATGCTTGCCGTAAGTTAAGCACGCCTGTTACGGGCGGCAACGTAAGCTTCTACAACCAAAGCAGCGATGACGGACCGGTTTATCCTACACCAACCATTGGTATGGTAGGCGTTCTGGATCACCTGGAGCAGAAAATGACCATGTATTTCAAAAATGATGGCGATCTGATATATGTAATTGGTGAAAACAGGGGTGATATTAACTGTTCAGAGTACCTGCACAAACTATGTAACGTAGAGTACAGCCCGGCCCCATACTTCGATATGGAAGAGGAACACCAACTACAACAACGAGTGCTGAAAGTAGCCCGCAATAAAATGGTTCACTCTGCACATGACATATCAGAAGGTGGGTTGTTCACCACATTGATTGAAAGCTGCTTTAAGAACAACATGGGTTTTGAAGTGACCAGCGATGCCAACATCCGTAAAGATGCCTGGTTGTTTGGCGAAGGACAGTGCCGAGTGGTAGTGAGTGTGAGTCACGAAGAAAGACATGCGTTTGAAGCGGCTATGGAAGGTCACTACCATGTTCCAATAGGACGTGTAAAAGCAGATGGCAATATTGCTATTGACGGCGAGAACTGGGGTAGCATCAACGATTGGAAAGATGCATATGATACCGCAATTGAGAAACTGGTCAACAACTAA
- a CDS encoding rhodanese-like domain-containing protein — protein sequence MKNISASELKVWMQQQRVFALVDVREEWEHTAFNIGGKNIPLGELIQRKTEIDPNRPVVVYCEKGVRSVIAIQRLGQHGFMSLYNLKGGMSAWRDQ from the coding sequence ATGAAAAATATTTCAGCAAGTGAACTAAAGGTGTGGATGCAGCAGCAGAGGGTTTTTGCGCTGGTAGATGTACGCGAAGAATGGGAACATACAGCATTCAATATCGGGGGTAAAAACATTCCGTTGGGAGAATTAATACAAAGAAAAACTGAAATAGATCCAAATAGACCGGTTGTTGTTTATTGCGAGAAAGGTGTACGTAGTGTAATAGCCATCCAAAGGCTTGGTCAACATGGTTTTATGTCACTATACAACCTGAAAGGAGGCATGTCTGCCTGGCGCGATCAGTGA
- the radA gene encoding DNA repair protein RadA: MAKTKSAFFCQQCGYEAPKWAGKCPSCGAWNSFVEEVIQREDKSKTKVTDWDDAAKELRKARKLDDITPQNEARIIAPDVELNRVLGGGVVPGSVILIAGEPGIGKSTLFLQCALQWNNISILYVSGEESAEQVKLRAERLGVKNENLYLLTATDTATIFKEVKNVRPQLIIVDSIQTLESPYVESAAGSVSQVRECAAELQRFAKSSNVPVCIIGHITKDGSIAGPKILEHMVDTVLQFEGDRHYAYRILRTIKNRFGSTSEMGIYEMVTTGMRPVSNPSEILLSQHDEPLSGIAIASTMEGLRPLMIEVQALVTQAVYGTPQRTVSGMDLRRLQLLLAVLEKRGGFHFGAKDVFVNIAGGIKVEDPSIELAVVCALLSSYEDKALPSNICLVGEVGLSGEIRAVNRIDQRIAEADKLGMDVILIPKANAKGLDMKNYKIEVKTVNKVEDVYRMLF; this comes from the coding sequence ATGGCAAAGACCAAATCAGCTTTTTTCTGTCAGCAATGCGGATACGAGGCCCCCAAATGGGCCGGCAAATGCCCGTCCTGCGGGGCCTGGAATAGTTTTGTGGAAGAGGTTATCCAGCGGGAAGACAAATCGAAAACCAAGGTGACCGATTGGGATGACGCGGCTAAGGAGCTGCGCAAAGCCCGTAAACTGGACGATATCACGCCCCAGAATGAGGCCCGTATCATAGCCCCTGATGTTGAACTGAACCGTGTATTGGGTGGTGGTGTAGTGCCCGGGTCGGTAATTCTCATAGCAGGTGAACCGGGCATCGGTAAGTCTACTTTATTCCTGCAATGTGCACTGCAGTGGAATAATATTTCTATATTATATGTATCGGGAGAGGAGAGTGCTGAGCAGGTAAAACTGCGCGCGGAAAGATTGGGTGTAAAGAATGAAAACCTCTACTTACTCACGGCAACTGATACGGCAACTATTTTCAAAGAAGTAAAAAATGTACGTCCGCAATTAATAATTGTTGATTCGATACAGACATTGGAATCACCTTATGTAGAGTCGGCAGCAGGTAGTGTGTCGCAGGTGCGTGAGTGCGCGGCTGAGCTGCAACGTTTCGCCAAGTCGAGCAATGTACCTGTTTGCATCATAGGCCATATTACAAAGGACGGTTCCATTGCCGGCCCAAAGATTCTGGAGCATATGGTTGATACGGTATTACAGTTTGAAGGTGATCGACATTATGCCTACCGTATTCTGCGTACTATAAAAAACCGTTTCGGTTCAACATCTGAAATGGGTATATACGAAATGGTGACAACAGGCATGCGTCCTGTATCCAATCCGTCTGAAATATTATTGTCTCAACACGACGAACCCCTCAGTGGTATAGCCATAGCGTCTACAATGGAGGGCTTGCGCCCGCTGATGATAGAAGTTCAGGCATTGGTAACACAGGCTGTATATGGCACGCCGCAACGTACTGTAAGCGGTATGGACCTGCGCAGGCTGCAATTGTTGCTGGCCGTATTGGAAAAACGTGGCGGTTTCCATTTTGGTGCCAAGGATGTATTTGTGAATATAGCGGGTGGTATCAAAGTAGAAGATCCGTCTATAGAACTGGCAGTGGTATGTGCATTACTATCTTCTTACGAAGATAAAGCCCTGCCTTCTAATATATGTTTGGTGGGAGAGGTGGGCCTGTCGGGCGAGATACGCGCGGTAAACAGGATAGACCAACGCATAGCAGAGGCTGATAAGCTGGGTATGGATGTGATACTGATACCCAAAGCCAATGCCAAAGGGCTGGACATGAAGAATTATAAGATAGAAGTGAAGACCGTGAATAAAGTAGAGGATGTGTACAGGATGTTGTTTTAA
- a CDS encoding YrdB family protein: MLGIIKTLNLVLAFTLEICMLAIVAYWGFHLKHSLLIRILAGIGVPAIFIGIWGIFLSPKAIITLELPVKISGKLLLFGIATTLLYSSGKTTLAIIFAVATAINLLLLITWKQ; encoded by the coding sequence ATGTTGGGTATTATTAAAACACTGAACCTTGTATTAGCATTCACGCTTGAGATTTGTATGCTGGCAATAGTGGCATACTGGGGGTTTCATCTTAAACATAGCCTGCTGATAAGAATACTTGCAGGCATCGGAGTACCGGCAATTTTTATTGGCATATGGGGCATATTCCTATCACCTAAGGCAATAATCACTCTCGAACTGCCTGTAAAGATATCGGGCAAACTACTGCTATTTGGTATAGCTACAACATTGCTCTACAGTTCTGGCAAAACTACATTGGCTATCATCTTTGCTGTTGCAACCGCTATTAACCTGCTGCTGCTTATTACCTGGAAGCAATAG
- a CDS encoding DUF2911 domain-containing protein, with amino-acid sequence MGKLFTVLCCLFMFTAPAQEQKKLLSPKASSTYGDVSVTYGQPSKRGRVIFGGLVPYDSVWRTGANEATEITFKKDAVFAGKKIKAGTYTLFTIPSERQWQIILNKQLGQWGAYEYDKYKRKNVLRVTTPVYELKDMLEKLTITVKKDSLSIEWDRTGVAVPVEILK; translated from the coding sequence ATGGGTAAATTATTTACGGTATTGTGTTGCCTGTTTATGTTTACGGCACCAGCACAGGAGCAAAAGAAATTACTAAGTCCAAAAGCATCATCAACTTATGGCGATGTCTCTGTGACATATGGCCAGCCTTCTAAAAGAGGTCGTGTGATATTCGGTGGCCTGGTACCTTACGATTCGGTATGGCGTACAGGTGCCAATGAGGCTACAGAGATAACATTTAAGAAAGATGCTGTTTTTGCCGGTAAAAAAATAAAAGCAGGTACCTACACACTGTTTACTATCCCTTCAGAAAGACAATGGCAGATCATCCTGAATAAACAACTGGGACAGTGGGGGGCTTATGAGTATGATAAGTATAAACGTAAGAATGTACTACGGGTTACAACACCTGTTTATGAGTTGAAGGATATGCTGGAAAAGCTGACTATTACTGTAAAAAAGGACAGTTTATCTATTGAATGGGACAGAACAGGTGTAGCTGTTCCGGTCGAAATATTAAAATAG
- a CDS encoding leucine-rich repeat domain-containing protein: protein MSKHIILYFVILLAAYQVRAGNYGDYRSWEAALKNRHEVRKIKITFQQMDSIPDVLDQFPNLEELNLSNNNISKLPPSLFRCKKLKTLLLVRNHIANIPEDLCNMTQLEELSLAYNGIIQVPDCIGNLHKLNELSFSGNELDTLPESIGKLKNLTVLRLNWNRFRHLPAGITQLRKLELLDVGNNYLQDLPENIGDLDELHFFYINRNLLITIPESVSKMQKLQELDAVRCGVIRLTNAFSDIWSLENVYIDDRTLLFYQNPRFIRRQQITVVGKEGNVYRPTQ, encoded by the coding sequence ATGAGCAAACATATCATCCTGTATTTTGTCATATTATTGGCAGCATACCAGGTACGGGCAGGTAATTATGGCGACTACAGAAGTTGGGAAGCCGCTTTAAAAAACAGGCATGAGGTACGCAAGATCAAGATCACCTTCCAGCAAATGGATAGCATTCCTGACGTGCTGGATCAATTCCCGAATCTTGAAGAACTAAATCTAAGCAATAACAACATCAGCAAGTTACCACCGTCATTGTTCAGATGTAAAAAACTAAAAACTCTGCTCCTGGTAAGGAACCATATAGCAAATATTCCTGAGGATCTTTGTAATATGACACAACTTGAAGAGCTATCGTTGGCCTATAATGGCATCATACAGGTACCTGACTGCATCGGCAACCTGCACAAACTAAATGAACTTAGCTTTTCAGGTAATGAACTGGACACGCTACCTGAAAGCATCGGTAAATTAAAGAACCTGACAGTACTGAGGCTGAACTGGAACCGGTTCAGGCATCTGCCGGCAGGCATTACACAACTCAGGAAACTGGAATTACTGGATGTTGGCAACAATTACCTGCAAGATCTTCCTGAGAACATTGGTGACCTTGACGAGTTGCATTTCTTTTATATTAACCGCAACCTGCTGATCACCATACCTGAATCTGTATCGAAAATGCAAAAGCTGCAAGAACTGGATGCTGTACGTTGTGGAGTTATCAGGCTAACAAACGCATTTTCTGATATCTGGTCGCTGGAAAATGTATATATAGATGACAGGACCCTGTTATTTTACCAAAACCCGAGATTTATCCGCCGCCAACAAATAACTGTTGTAGGCAAAGAAGGTAATGTATACAGACCTACCCAATAA